In Microcoleus sp. FACHB-831, one genomic interval encodes:
- a CDS encoding leucine-rich repeat domain-containing protein, with protein MLRKVLDRNYFACAKTYKRAIAGCMVAIALGGYGCTGSVQTNNFKSFTDWCLHKAKLSPDAKYTVDLLLVQAGTNDCNQANVQLSNLTTLYLNGNTIGRPGRVKSLINLDSHGFSGKRISDIRPLKYFTNLTKLDLGANEISDISPLKSLTNLSELNLAANQISDIKPLQSLTNLTNLELSGNKIANISSLQFLTNLTVLSLSSNQISDIIPLKSLKGITLLILDDNKISDITPLKSLPKLTKLGLGRNKISDISPLKKLTNLIFVTLDSNQISNISSLKFMPNLVFIGLQANPIDNKSCPVNRQTACTF; from the coding sequence ATGTTACGAAAAGTTTTAGACAGAAATTACTTTGCTTGTGCAAAAACTTATAAAAGAGCGATCGCCGGATGTATGGTAGCGATCGCTCTTGGAGGATACGGTTGTACAGGTTCCGTTCAGACAAACAACTTCAAGAGTTTTACGGATTGGTGTTTGCACAAAGCAAAACTTTCTCCCGATGCTAAATATACTGTTGACCTGCTGTTAGTACAGGCGGGCACTAATGATTGCAATCAAGCAAACGTCCAGCTTTCAAACCTTACAACACTTTACCTCAATGGCAATACGATTGGCCGTCCCGGTCGCGTAAAATCGCTGATAAACCTAGATTCTCACGGCTTCAGTGGCAAGCGAATTTCTGACATCAGACCGCTAAAATATTTTACTAACCTTACTAAACTAGACCTCGGCGCTAATGAAATTTCCGACATCAGCCCGCTAAAATCTCTCACCAACCTGAGTGAACTAAACCTCGCTGCAAATCAAATTTCTGATATTAAGCCGCTGCAATCTCTGACTAATCTAACTAACCTTGAACTCAGCGGTAATAAAATTGCTAACATTAGTTCCCTGCAATTTTTAACTAACCTAACTGTTCTTTCTCTCAGCAGCAATCAAATCTCCGATATCATTCCGCTGAAATCGCTGAAGGGGATAACTCTGCTCATCCTCGACGACAACAAAATCTCTGATATCACCCCGCTGAAATCGTTACCCAAACTAACTAAACTTGGACTGGGCAGAAATAAAATTTCCGACATCAGCCCGCTAAAAAAATTGACAAATTTGATTTTTGTCACCCTCGACAGCAATCAAATATCCAATATCAGTTCATTGAAATTTATGCCCAATTTAGTTTTTATCGGTCTGCAAGCAAATCCAATCGATAACAAAAGTTGCCCGGTAAATCGCCAGACGGCGTGTACTTTTTGA
- a CDS encoding TspO/MBR family protein yields MISSLVVILIVTFLVALGSFLIKPRDIRWSIHLRRPKWLVFEPAIPLIWTIAFTCGAVSAAIIWEKDPGSLKTWLLMGWYLILEIVTVAYIPATLRLKSLKVGTLLGGIGVVLGVILTLFVWPISGTAALLLLPYAIWSPVGTVTTKEMIDLNPDAA; encoded by the coding sequence ATGATTTCTTCTTTGGTGGTTATTTTAATTGTCACTTTTTTAGTCGCGCTAGGTAGTTTCTTAATCAAGCCGCGAGATATTCGTTGGAGCATACATCTTCGCAGACCCAAGTGGCTAGTATTTGAGCCAGCAATTCCGCTGATTTGGACGATAGCTTTTACTTGCGGAGCAGTATCGGCTGCTATCATTTGGGAAAAAGACCCAGGTAGTTTAAAAACTTGGTTGCTGATGGGATGGTATCTAATTTTAGAAATTGTTACGGTAGCCTACATCCCGGCAACTTTAAGACTAAAGAGCCTTAAAGTCGGTACGCTTTTAGGGGGAATTGGTGTGGTTTTAGGTGTAATACTAACGCTGTTTGTCTGGCCGATTTCGGGGACGGCGGCGCTGCTATTACTGCCTTATGCGATCTGGAGTCCGGTAGGAACAGTTACTACCAAGGAAATGATTGACCTTAATCCTGATGCAGCATAA